The sequence below is a genomic window from Cygnus atratus isolate AKBS03 ecotype Queensland, Australia chromosome 4, CAtr_DNAZoo_HiC_assembly, whole genome shotgun sequence.
aaaaaattaaaaaggtcaATACCCTGAACTTAACTATTTTATGTACCATTTCATCCCTATGTCTACCTAGACATTAGTAAACATACTGGCCCACTTTTTACCTGTTATGCACTAATACGTGGCATAGCACCATTGCAAAACATTTATATGACCAGAAACAACCTTATAATAGAAGTTGCTACAAGAACTTGAAAGCTAAAACAGCAACATAGCAGGACATGAAGCATATACTTGCTTTCATTAGGTAAGGAGCCAactaaaacagaagttttatcCTATTTTAGTTCAAAACtaactgcagttttattttcccaaaagtatttctgaaagaagtGATTTGCACATAGAGCAGCTACTAAAATAGGAATGTTACCATCCCAATGCATCATTGTATCTGCTCTTCACAACAATGGAAGTCTCAGTAGTACACTTGATAAAACTTGAGTGAGCCAGTGCATGTGTTACTAAGATAAAACCCTTGGTGATAAATCAGAATCATTATCATTCTTGGTAGCTCAAGATCTTCacagagttgtgttttttttcagacccTAGGCATTCATTACAAAATATGTACTTTCATGGCTAGCCTTAAAGCGATGTTATCTTTTACACTACGTAAAATAATCATGTTCTTTTACAGTGATTCAGCTTCTAAAAGTCAGCAGGCAAAAATATGGCCAATAGAAGCTACACCGGGCACCTCTATACTCATTAAGAGATGTGTTAGTATATCTAAACATCTGTTCCCTGTTGTGGCTAGGTCTGTCTTAGCTGTAAAGCACTGGTGGACAGGAGCAAAGCAAAAGTCTTACACACCACTTTTAAAAGGTAAAACACTAACTTAGTTACAAGAAGAGAGATGCAAGAATAGCAACGCTTCCTCAGCAGACACCAATTTGACTGCTTGGCATCACCAACCAAGCTTTTCAACATAAAAATTAAGTAGTTTTGAAGGTCAAGCATTTTATCAGTAAAATACACAAACCGGCCAgtcagggaaaatattttcaagcagtTCAGTGTTTATTTCGAGAACATTTTCCAGTATCGTGTTTCAATCTGTTACTGTCcagcatttcttaaaaataaaacagatctaCTGTCTGCTAACACTGAAACAATTAGGCACAAGAAGATTGCCAAGGTTTTGAAAAAggacatatttcattttctgaacatGGACAGTCAGAATGACACGTGACACTTCCCATTTTACACTGAGATCATCTATATCATAATGATACTGTCCAATGCACTGATTTACAGGCTGTTTTcacttaatggaaaaaaatgtccatATAAAGTTTTATTTGGTTAATATTTTGGATCATCTGATTATGACattaatttttctccaaattcaaACCAGCCACTCTAAAtctaaatactttttcttttcctaaacaTAATTCTACAAAGACAACTTACTCACATACAAAGTAGTGCAGACATCTGACCTAAATTTCTTGAGTTCCCTCTTCTACAATTTAGGCATTTCTGATAGGctgataaaacatttcagattgaCTGGGAAGTCTAAACCATTTATCAGTGATTCTCTACACAAATAACTTCATCTGAACACATAGTATCTATTGGTTAATACCACCAGTCACCTAAATAATCCATATTTTAAGGCAAAGTAAACCCAGTGCACTATGTTTaagagtggttttgttttgttttaaggataGCTTTGGTGGGGCATctacaagtttattttttttttttcagttttgtcattGAAGTTGTTGCAGCACCCTCAAACTTTTAACGGTTCTCTCTCACACGTTCAGCTCTTCAAAATATTCCCACATAAAACCACTTATTTTTGATTTATGACTGTTTAATCTATCACAGTCTATAAAGGCAACGAAATTCAAAATCTAGGCTCGTATGCTTTCACTTACTGCAGTTTATACAAATAGCAATGCAAGCATGCCATGGAGCTTGTGCAATACAGCGAACATACCTTAACAATTGGCTGGAATTAGCAGTTTCCTTCTCCCATTTGGATCCCAAGGAAAACCTATATGGTAACCTCGTAGCCCACGTTAAACATCTTCCTGCGACTGCCCTGTGTGGCTGCTACCACTTAAGCACTAGGCAGCCCTAACATCAAGtgattttccttgcttttacaAACTGAAATGAAGGTTTAACATTATGTACTTACTGGTTAACACTTCctttaatctattttttccttcactcaAACGCATTTGTAAGAATTATTCTATGACTACTACATACTTTAAATAGGGCTATAAAGCACACAATATATAAATCTTCCCTTATATAATTGCTAACAACGTTGACATCAAAAGCAAATACCTAAAATAGTTATTAATTTTTACATCATATAATGGAAATGTGTGCTGCTCCTGTACCAAGCGTTATTATGCCTATATATTTGTATTCTATATAGTTCCTTGTGTGCTCTCTTCATGGTAAGTTGGCTGTCCTCTCTGCGCAAGGACTAAACTCAAACTTCTGAGTGTTGGCAATTCTATGCTAATTTTTGATTAATAACTACAGAAATTCAATTAAAACCTATGCTTGTATTTGGTATTGTTACTGTAATGTTTTAACATCCTTAAGAAACAATCTAGAACTCTTTTATTGTATGGATACCTAATAGGATAAAAATTGTTGCAATATCTGAAAGAGATCATTTTCCACTGATCAGAAGTTGCAAGAGCTATTTTATTAGATGATAAGAGTAAACTTCTATTGGACATTTTCCTCACCTTTTCTGTCTGGTTTGAGGTTCCGATCCACTGGCGGTGGCTCACATTCTGCAACAGGCACTGACCGTCTGGGAGGGGTCTTTGGACTGGACCTGAAACCCAtgtgagcaggaggagggaCTTGCTTTCCAAATAACGGAAAATCAAACGTGCCTGGTGTCATTGGTACATAATTTGTTTCCTGGATGGGTTCAGTGAAGCTGCTGGAATGCTGTCGTGGAGGAGAGTTGGGATTCATTGGGACATAATTTTCATCTAGTTCTTCACTTGAAACACTTCCCACTGTCaacatgcttctgtttttctagaaTTAACATATATTTCCTTTAACAAAATAAGTTATGCAATCAGCTGTGAATCATATGAATCTCTTAACCTAATCTACTCAGATTAATATATtcttttgaaattgaaaaaacacaaacaccgTACGGCTTGCCTTCTTACATGGGAACAAAAAGCATTCAAGCACTGTCACTGCCATCTCTCATAAGATCAAGTCATACTTACAAAGTGGTTATGGAAGCCCTCCAGTGAATTAGATCTGTCATTCGGAAACGTTCGTGGAATATCATAACAGTCTTGAGAACtaatttctaaagaaacaagaagagaaagtggCTATTTATCATCCCTGTTCCTGTCACTTGGCACCAGGCATCCAGAGCCTGTTATTTACTGTCTGCTTCTGAGACCGTGCAAACACAACTCCTGAAGTTGTGGCCAACAGATTTTTATCTATATACTTGAGATGACTGTATTCATAAACAAACTTAGCACTTACCAGTCAACTTGAAAATGTTATAGTGATGTTTTCCATGGCAGGAAAAGCAacagtaatttttccttttaaagaaccAGCTAATTCTTCCTTTCAAATAGACAGGCATTAAGAATTTAACGTAAGAGCGGCTTTTGAGATACAGGGCCCTCATGAGAAAcctattctaaaataaatgaacaaacagaTGTAATTTAAGGTCTAGAGAGAATTTTTCTGACTGAATACTTTTTCTGACCCTTGGAAAGTGCTGATTCAACACAATTTAATCCAGTGCAATAACAGGTAAATTCCTCTCATGTATcccctgccccccaccccctcagTTCCCCTGTTAGGATCTCCAGGGTTTTTCAGTTTGAATGAACAtctacagaaacaaagatgtCATGCTTTTCAGGGTCCTGGCTCTTGACAGCCCACAttaagaagaagaggaggatttttttattatttttttttttttttagaaaaaaagatttttacttggaaggaaaaataaacacttctaCTATTGAGTGtcaaattaaaagaacattttcaggaaGGCTACTTTTCCTGAAGCTAATAATCTCAGCTTCAGTAATCtcagttttaaagcaaaattatttatcGTCTTCCATTTTGCTCATTTAAAGCAAAGTAGAGCAGGAGTCCACCAATACCACTGCACCTAGCctaaaaaaaagaatgacaaatTGAATAATATCTGAGTGCCTGTACAACCATGCCCCTTCTGTATATTGCCTCCTGCAAAAGCCTTGTGCCTGTCTCCTTCCCCATTTCTGCCTCCCATCCCATAGGTAGTACAACTCAATTCTTTAAAATCCCCTCAAACATTAGCATCAGCTCTAACCATTTgacaatttctttaaaaataacagctttagGCCCACTTGTCTCAAGAAcctgaaagaaatcaaaatcttATCCCAAGAGTTGTTAATACAACTGCAACTGCTCTCTGTAACACCAAGTTCTCTGAGAACACAAGAAtgggaacaaacaaacaggcagaaaaacaagataCACCAAAGTCTTTAAGTAAAAGTAGCTCCACCAGATTTACTAGTACCCAAAAATATAcccagctgctgaaggaaaaaacaataacaCAAATGCATTAGCAAGTCTGAAATGCCAACATTTAAGTGTCTATAAGGAACGAtttcaattttgctttaaaatgtcagtatGCATATCCAccacaaggagagaaaaagctttGCGGCACCAATAAACAGATCAGGGTTGATCTCAAAGCTCTGGATGCACACCAAGTCCTACTGAACTTAGTGAAACACTTTCAGCTTCTGCAAATTTGGACCACTACACGCTAACCTTACCTTGGCTGTTCTGATGGACAGATAGCAGCAGTTTTGAACTCAGCTATATGACcttattaacaaaaaaaattatgaattcttcactgctgttttctaaaaACTAATAACACCGTGAAGATGTCTAGGACTTCCAATATTTTTAGCTAAGGCTGAACACCACAGTGCAATATACAGCATGTATCAATGTTCTGTGCTTTGCTATTTTGACAGTTTCCTTGAATaatcttctttctctgctttcttacATGTTTTAAGCCTCACTATCATAAAGTGCTTTGTAAGATGTCATacacttgcttttcaaggaCAAAACAAACCCCCATATTGTTCAACCCATTCATACCACATGTTTCTTCACAAGATTAGTATCGTTTAACACAAAATCTGGAAATGCAAAGTAAAGCATGGAATACTAACCTTTACGAAAGATATTCAAATCTACAGTTGAAATGGTATTACTGCGTGAAGGTGGCATTCCTGCTGTAGGGATGCAATAACTACTATCAGTATCTGAAGCAGTACGAGTAATGCTACATGTTTCCACAGGAGATCGATCTGCAGCGTGGTGAGGTTTTGGTGGCCGAGGTGGAGGAATATCTGGAATAGTCTCTAGTTTTGATGTCTGAGACATTGTTCCTTCCGGAAAAGTTCGTGGAATCTGGTAAGTACCTCCAGGTGTGGGGGGAATGTCATAACTTATGGAGATGTGTCTCAACTGTGCATCTAACAAAGATGTTGCTGATGGCGTGTTGAAAACGtgctgctctccttctgcatCAGTCCCAGTTGGAGATGCTGCCTTCGGTAGAACATCCTGTGAATAACTCCTAGGCAGGTTATAAAGGCTGGAATCTGCCAATGCCAGTCCAGTACGAGAAGGAGGAGAGTCATAGACACCTTGCTGCTGAAAAAAGCCATTCACAGCGTGCTTGCTCACTGATGGAGCAGGATTTTTGTGGGAGGGCACATTATCATTGCAGTCTGTTTCAGAAGAGCTGGATTTTGCAGAGTCAGCATGAGATCTACACAGGAGATGAAGAGATTAAAACATTGATGaacatacaaagaaaacaaacattacaCACAATAAAGACAACATATAAACAACTGAAAAGTGTAGCAGCCTCTTCCAACTTTTTCAAACTGAGATGCAGGAACCTAACTATTAAACAAACAGTAGTATTTAAGCAGAATCCTAAGTGATTACATGTATACAAACCCATGCACGTGAAACAGGTAACAACACAAGTGTGCAGCTTTAGTAGCAGCTCAACAAATTGATGTTTCATAAAGCAAGTGATTTCCAGAAAGATACCAAGCCAAACTAAAGCAGAGTTTGTTTAGGGgttgaaggatttttattttaacccaTCCTGTGAACTAGCAGCACTTTGATGTGCTTAAGGTGAAAATGCACTCAATCCTTGGGTTCACAATACTTGCCAGTTCTAACCAGCATGAAAAAAACGATCGAATATGACTGCTTGCAATGCCCTAAAGTTTGTGCCTCAAGTTATGTACTGACCATATAACGCTGAttcaaaatacataaatcaggaaaggaagaaagaaaaactgaaataagagGAAGACAGACTGCTCTTTGGGGCAACAAATCCATACAATGTGTGCAACAGAGTGTTTTGTCTTGAACACAAAGCAGTGCTGTTAGGTAAAACTGCATAGTGGTTTGCCTTTGATTTCTTAGCAACTTCGATCTTCAATGAGAATTGCACTCATTAATACTGGTACTAACCAACATGGAATGCCAAAACCTgcgatttctttttttctggtgggaggaggaggtgggacgGTATGTAAGCCTCCCCAGTTACATTGCTCCACATAGCAGAGAAATTCCAAGTCTTATTCCTTGCTTAAATCCATGTcaagacaacagcaaaaatacagaGGTGAAGTTAATGCAGTCCATACAGTTTATTTTACCTTAACTCCCTTTTTAATTACCACAGGACTATATGATTGTGCTTGTGTATACATACgtatgtaaatatttcagcatgTGTATGCATCAAGGAATAGCTGCTATACTACTCATATTACTACTCATATTAAGCAACTGGACCACGCAGTTTGCAAAGCTTCTGAggaacaaaatacagaagtcaACAGTATGAGTACCaccagaagcattttttcccttaaaagaCTCTCATCCTAGAAATTCTAAAAGTGACCAGAACTAGAACTTAACATTCAAATTTCAAATTGTCAGTaagatcacatttttatttatttatttttttaacttaaggGACAGCTGGATTTATCTCACAGGGTTCTACTAACCTGAGGAGAAAGGAATCCAAGTTTAACTATTCACTTACGTTTCCTCTGCAGTCATTGGATAAACGGATTTCGTGTGAAACAACCCATACTTCTTTAATATCTACTCCAAAATGATGAAACACTCTTAAAGTGCCTCTCTCCACCAGCTATCATGGGAACTGATGCGATTAGCTTAGAGTGGACATTTGCAGTCAAAAAAAAGGCCAGTCATCTAGCACAtcttttttactgtatttaataGCAGAGATGCTATCTTCCATCAGCCTGAATAGCCTATGAGATGTTTTCTCTGGCTTTAATtatgacatttatttctattagcttggtttttgcactttttatttctttattttttaatatactaaTTTTGCTCTGGttactatttttaatgtagtttaaGTTCTCGCTCAATGGTCAGAATTAGTTTCTGTCTCTGAACATTAATCTGCATTTAGTTTAATAGGAATTCCCCCAAAAATGTTCCCATTAAGTATTTACCCTTGGCAAAACCAAGGAAGTGAATCTTATATTCCTTACATTGCCAACTATCAAAAACATGCATCTCTTCTTTGCTAACAGTTTACTTGCTTTGCCTCAGAGCTTCAAAAGTTGAGTAATGAACCACTGGAAATTTAACACCACtgcaaaaaaatacagcacataGAACTGAAGGACGTACATAAGGTTACAGAGCGCTTTACAAATTGTGAACATAGTGAGTAGTAACACTCTGTGCTTCGCCTCTGATGCAGTCCTTGCTCTCTATTTTAAGGATTAATTCAAAAGCTCCTCACTTTCAAGACACTCTTCTAGTTCTGTGGTATTCATCTGGGCCAAACTCACAGCAAAATTCACATGCATTGTACTTGAGCAAATACAGGATGGATTATGATCTGTATTTTatatgttacaaaaataaagtggGCAGTCTAGAGAAGCTGGACATTGACAATTAATTGTAGAACCAGAATTTTAATTCTAGTTGAccatgatatatttttatacgAAAGAATTCCCAAAACTACAGAAATCACATAAATACTACCATATATCTTACAAAAGGAGTACAGAAGTGCACTTAATCAAAAAAAGGGTTGACTCaatcttatttttcaattattgGCTTGTACGTGTACTGGGATCACTTCCACCCATTTAGCCATGCACCAGAACTCAAACAACCTATAAAACATTTGCACACACAAAAGCAGAGCACATGTCCTTAAAAATCTTATCAGTTCTAGGCACTACGGTGGTTTTACAGACATGAAGACATATTATAATGATGCCAAGTTATATTTGATTCTAAATAAGCACAACATGCAGGGGTATATATCCAAAGCTCAAGATGCAACTACAGCACATGTACGATGCCATCGCTTAAGCATTACCCATCGTGTGGAAGCAACATTTAGGAGTTCTTCCGGGTGTCCgtaaatgctgctgcttctttcttgaCCAAAAGCAGTAGTGAGAACATAAGACTTTCAAAAACCGACACAAAGCAGCCAGACCAGTCAATTGCTTAGCTGATGGCAGCAGTACACATTGCTCATTACAAGAGGGCTTTTCTGATTTacttcagattttgaaatgaaatcttttgGAATCAAATTCCTAGTCTAttgaaatagttttcaaaatatgaatgtGTTGCAACCAATCTGATTTTGCAAGAGCAAAAATTTGAAGACAGTCTGAGAAAGCAGTTTATGCCAAAATGAAGATGGAATTCAGCCTTTGAGGTTCAAATAGATTTCACAAGTCAGTATTAACTACTGACCATGACAAGAAGAACATATACCATTTTGAAAATCTAACTCTATATTTGATTCATGTTAGCTCAAGGAAAGTTAGATTAGGACCACAGATCCAcgacagattttattttaataacttctgATACAGGATGCTTGATGACTTCTGCTATGTTTtcaacaacaccaaaaaaatcatCAGTTGAGTTAAACACTCCACTAACTTTTGGTTAATCAGGTAAGTATTAAGGTTTCTTTGCActtcagattaaaataaaaggcaaaatctgatataacaacaaaaactactAACCCTCTTTATAAGCAGAGGATAACTAATGAACTCAGTGTTTGCAGATGTGTGCATCGCATCTGCGGATTACGCTAAGTGGCCAAACTATTCCTTACTCAGTACTAAGAAGAGAGAATTGTGTAGCCAGCTGGCCCACAAGGACTGTGCATTAAGACTCACAGAGCAGAGGTGGGATATTGGGGGCAAAACAAGCAAGTCCATTGCCATGTACTAAAAACTAATTGTTGACAGAGACTGAGgagaaaagatttcaaaatgttttagtcTGAGGAGCAATCTCCCATTTTGGAATATGCTGGGTATGATCTAGCTTGGCCGGTCATCCTTTCAAGCTGATTCTTTTTGCATCTGCAGGAATCAACACAATAGATAAATAGAATACTATAAACCAAGTGGCAGCAAAAACACTCTTGTGTGCCAGCAGTCTGGGACAGAAACAGCAAGCATAGTAAAAAATGTGGATAAAACATCTCTATGGTGATTACagctattttcagaaaatggaagcCAAGGTTACATAGTTTCTTCTATTAAAACTCACAGAACACCATGCAAGACGTatctgaaacaaatattttcaggcaAGTTAATGGCTCTGTGATTAAATTCTCACACACGTTCTGAGAACAGCTACTGTTCACTCACTGCAGTGGAatctttttactttcaaaatcttCTAAGAGAAGGTATTCCTGCCCTTCTTCAGAGATAAAGGGTGACCCTTGGCTGGTTCATAAACATAAGAAAGATGAGGAAGACAGCATTATTTCCATATACATCTTGAATGAGCCAGAACAATAAGCGTTTCGGAAACAGTGTTTGGcttaattttctaatttatgATCCAAATATGAACGTCACAATCGCACTAAATGCTACAGTTGAACAATACTCTTTCTCAAGCCAACAGTGATCAGAGCATAAAACTATTTTAGACAAAATACAGCATGATAATTATAACTGCAAGTACTGTGTCCAAAATCATCTCACAACACTATGTGGTGTATTGCATGACACCATAAGGAAGCATTTCGAAATTATTTGTTCTGAAACACAAGAACTCCAAAAAAAACCTGAACAGGCAGGTTGGCCACAATCTCTGTGTTTCTCAGTTACCCACCTCACCTGTAAAAGAACCCcgaagttttaaaagcaaattcagtCATTCCCCGCTTATCTATAAAACAATGTGCAAAATTAGAGCAGAAAACATTCTCTTTCCATACTGGCAGCTTGAAAATCCAAATataaaacactacagaaataaaCCACTCAAGTAACACCACCTAcctattattttaatgtaaacgGTACCTATTTATTAAGATTTGCTTTTAATAGATGTTTGCATACTGTTCTTCcccattaaaataaaggttGCCTGAAACACACAAATGAATTGTTCCAAATTTGGAATCAATAGGAAAATGATGCAGAATGATGCCGActtgtatttcttcttcacCTGCAAGAAGGTAGATTGGGGTAACAAACAGCGTCCTCTAACACACCATTTAAGTAACATGCTACAAAGATACATAAAGCTCTAAGTCCATAGGAATTATATATCCTGTATATGTTGGCCCAAATCCATCACAATACCTGTACCAGACACGAGACACACACAATCTTTTTACAGTTGAACAAACTCCAGCGTAACTACtattctgaattttcattattaaagcCTTGTTAATAAAAGGACATAACTCTGTAGTGAATTTACTCAAACATAATTCAGAAAGCCCGTATCACATGTgtgtaaaacacatttaaacCATCTCTACAGTCCCAATTACTTCATTCAGATCTTaaccatttctcttttcatttttatctccaCTGGACATTGTACCTTCCCCAAGCACCCAAATACCTTCTTCTCCTATATTACTGATGTCTTTCTCAAGTAATTTTGGAGGCTATCCATGGACTCTATACCTCGCCCCATTTTGTGCCTTCATCTATGGTCTTAGACTTCACTGTCTCTACTTAACCCACAAGCTGTACAACTGCTGAAGTCAGATCAATTTCATATCCCAGCCTTgataactcaaaaaaaaaaaaaaaccctcttcaTTTGGTGCTGGAAATCCACTCTGTGCCCATCCCTTGCAGAAACAAATGGGCACTCAGACATTTCTGATGAGTCAGGGCTCTGAAATGAGCAGAGACTGCTTTGCCAAGCCATTATGGAAACAGAACCAAactttttgataattttttggggggaaaactACATACCTCTCAGGCACCATCAGCTTCTGAACATCACTAAGCATGTAACCACCACTCAAGTCAGACACTGTGTTTCCCTTTCTCTACAGGATGCTTTGGGGCATGCCGTGCTGCCTGTAAGCTGCACATTCCATACACTGGGGGAACTGTAGGCTCATTCCTCCGTTTTATAATGAAGACTGAAGAGTGCATACTTGCCTACCATGCAATCATTGGTGAACGGAGCAGGAAACTCCTCAGGCACAACAGAGCAAGTTAAAAATGCCAAGGGAGCAGAGAACACATGGCACAGGTAAAACTGGCAGAGCATCAAGGTGCTGAGGAAGAAGGCACCGCCACTAAAAGGTATGGCCCTAAGGGAGTATGCGAAATGCtcacaaaaacacttttcaaaggAAGCTTTCCTCAGCCTTCAATATGTTTTCTTGCTATCACAAAAAGAATACgctattttgtttcttaaactgCAAATACCCTcagcatatttcattttaaattactgcagaaaagcagctttcaagAGACTTATAACTTTCTCCCACATAATATTCGAGGTTCGAAGGAGTTCTGGAGATTATCTGCTCCAGCTCTTCCGACACCTCTAAATAGAGCCAACTTCAAAGTCAGGTGAGGCTCCCCAGGGCCTCCTCACCCAGTCAagttttttgcttgcttgtttgcttttacatcTCAAAGGATATAGATTTCACTAACTCCTTGGGGTTGCCACCATGATCCATTCTGGAAAAAACACAGTGACATTTCCCAGGTAGTTACTGTAAATATCACATCCTCCTATGCAGAAGGTGCTGCACATCTATTTAAGTTATAAGTAGCAGTTAGAAATATATGTGCATTTGATTCAGCCTGGAACCACTGCATTCATTTGATGCCTCAGATGGgtgatttcttttcaagaatGCAACACGGGCCTAGTGCTCAAACAACTTAGAGTGCTTCAAGAAgttgaagcagaaaaagaggagaagcaaAGTTATCAGCAACTTCCCCCACAGTTCACAGGCATCCAAATCTGTGGCGActcaacaagaaaaaagtgcttttagCACAAATATCCTTGGCCTGTACAAATAAGTGttattagaaaaacaacataacTTACCTCACAGGTTCAGGTTTTTTACTCTGGCAGTTTATTAGCAGTAGGTAGTCTTGAGGATCTTCTTGACCAGAGGAAGACTCTAGTGGGGGGATATTAATAAGCTGATAAGGAGGAGGTAGGGAAGATTCTGCTTGCATGGAAGGCGGTGAAGTGTTGACAGGCAAGGGTAACTCAGCGGATGCTTGTAAAGAACTGACCGGTGGCTTCACAGCAtctgcaaacacaaaagcaTAACACTTGGTACAATGAAGAAATGGTCTTACAACactacaaaaacatttattaacaCAATGTAagtttgtattgtttttaaattcaacaTTGTAAAGTCAGTGGACATAAGAAAACCTTAGTCCTGGATATTAACATTTGTATTTAGCTTTAAATCCCTGTAatctcttcatattttttcaaactgCAATCAAACTCTTAAGTTTGCCTTGGTAACAGAGGTTATGCCTTGGCTGTATGACTTATTTAACCTGTTTTTGAGtcacagaaaaaacaaagatgctGACAGCTGCACTAAAACAGCTAAGAACACAATTCTATTGTTTTAATCAAGAGCAGACACAGGCTCATAGCTTATTACTTGAATTTCAAAACCTGAGTCAGCACTtgcatatatatagatagaCAGATATATTTTCATCCCTTAGCGACCAAGGTCACTTCATTTCAGATTAGTCACCCTTCGAGAACTGGGCTCTCTCAATAGatgaaaagcaacaggaaagatgctgcttttgcaATGGAAGATTCCTTATGGCTAAAATAGAGACACAATAGCTACCCTGTTCCTCTAGGCACCCCTCATT
It includes:
- the GAB1 gene encoding GRB2-associated-binding protein 1 isoform X3, encoding MSGGEVVCSGWLRKSPPEKKLKRYAWKRRWFVLRSGRLTGDPDVLEYYKNDHAKKPIRIIDLNLCQQVDAGLTFNKKEFENSYIFDINTIDRVFYLVADSEEEMNKWVRCICDICGFNPTDEDAVKPPVSSLQASAELPLPVNTSPPSMQAESSLPPPYQLINIPPLESSSGQEDPQDYLLLINCQSKKPEPVRSHADSAKSSSSETDCNDNVPSHKNPAPSVSKHAVNGFFQQQGVYDSPPSRTGLALADSSLYNLPRSYSQDVLPKAASPTGTDAEGEQHVFNTPSATSLLDAQLRHISISYDIPPTPGGTYQIPRTFPEGTMSQTSKLETIPDIPPPRPPKPHHAADRSPVETCSITRTASDTDSSYCIPTAGMPPSRSNTISTVDLNIFRKEISSQDCYDIPRTFPNDRSNSLEGFHNHFHSSSFTEPIQETNYVPMTPGTFDFPLFGKQVPPPAHMGFRSSPKTPPRRSVPVAECEPPPVDRNLKPDRKGQSPKILRPKPHGLERTDSQTIGDFTTRRKAKPAPLEIKPLPEWEELQAPVRSPITRSFARDSSRFPMSPRPDSVHSTTSSSDSHDSEENYVSMNPNQSTEDPNLFGSNSLDGGSSPMVKPKGDKQVEYLDLDLDSGKSTPPRKKKSSGSGSSVADERVDYVVVDQQKTLALKSTREAWTDGRQSTESETPTKSVK